Proteins encoded together in one Cicer arietinum cultivar CDC Frontier isolate Library 1 chromosome 4, Cicar.CDCFrontier_v2.0, whole genome shotgun sequence window:
- the LOC101507404 gene encoding phototropic-responsive NPH3 family protein NPY1, which produces MKFMKLGSKPDSLQSDGKFVRYISSELATDIIITVGEVKFDLHKFPLLLKSNRLQKLVSKANEDNSDEIYLDDFPGGPKAFEICAKFCYGMTVTLNAYNVVAARCASEYLEMTEDVDRGNLIFKIDVFLTSSIFRSWKDSIIVLQTAKSLLPWSEDLKIIGRCIDSIASKTSVDPMNITWSYTYNRKLTQADKIAEDKISLKEKIEPVPKDWWVEDICELDIDLYKRVMITVKSKGRMDSVVIGEALKTYAVRWLPDSVDALVSDAHARRNKSLVETIVCLLPCDNGVGCSCSFLMKLLKVAILVEADESSREELIKSISLKLYEASVKDLLIPARSPQVTIYDIDLVQDLLNRYMTNEKKIRDMDVVDKKDKVFGESILGNRAILNVGKLVDSYLGEIAHDSNLSLSSFVDLSQSIPEFARPNHDGLYRAINIYLKEHPSLTKSEKKNVCGLMDVKKLTADASAHAAQNEHLPLRVVVQVLYFEQVSAAASNRAFANSLRDPPRALINGDDECERSLGKSCHSLNGQMSHLKIKDDEFRRSVKLNKKSSKNSRSGVQLLPSRSRRIFDKLWNVGKGQGGNRSPETSGSSNSPTSVVAGDTKSSGSSLRHRRYSIS; this is translated from the exons ATGAAGTTTATGAAGTTAGGTTCCAAGCCTGATTCACTTCAATCTGATGGAAAATTTGTCAG GTACATATCATCTGAATTAGCTACAGATATTATCATAACTGTTGGTGAAGTTAAGTTTGACCTTCACAAG TTTCCTTTACTGTTGAAGAGCAATCGCTTACAGAAGTTGGTGTCGAAGGCTAATGAAGATAATTCAGATGAAATTTACTTGGATGATTTCCCTGGTGGTCCCAAGGCCTTTGAAATATGTGCGAAGTTCTGCTATGGAATGACTGTTACTTTAAATGCTTACAATGTCGTGGCTGCTCGATGTGCATCCGAGTACCTTGAGATGACCGAGGATGTCGATAGAGGaaacttgatttttaaaattgatgtgTTTCTTACTTCGAGTATCTTTCGTAGCTGGAAGGATTCTATCATTGTTCTCCAAACTGCTAAATCTCTTCTTCCATGGTCCGAGGATCTAAAGATCATTGGGAGATGCATAGATTCCATAGCTTCTAAAACTTCTGTGGACCCGATGAACATCACTTGGTCTTACACTTACAACCGGAAATTAACACAAGCTGATAAAATTGCCGAGGACAAGATATCATTGAAAGAGAAGATTGAGCCTGTTCCGAAGGATTGGTGGGTTGAAGATATATGCGAGCTGGATATTGATCTTTATAAACGCGTAATGATTACTGTTAAATCAAAGGGAAGAATGGACAGTGTTGTGATTGGTGAGGCGCTGAAAACCTATGCAGTTAGATGGTTGCCTGATTCTGTCGATGCATTGGTTTCCGATGCTCATGCCAGGAGAAACAAATCTCTGGTAGAAACAATTGTTTGTTTATTGCCGTGTGATAACGGTGTCGGCTGTTCTTGCAGTTTCTTGATGAAACTATTGAAAGTGGCCATACTAGTTGAAGCCGATGAATCATCCAGAGAAGAATTAATCAAGAGCATTAGCCTAAAATTGTATGAGGCTTCTGTCAAAGATTTACTGATTCCAGCAAGGTCTCCTCAGGTTACAATTTATGATATTGATTTGGTGCAAGATCTTTTGAATCGGTACATGACTAATGAAAAGAAAATCCGCGATATGGATGTTGTGGACAAGAAAGATAAAGTATTTGGTGAATCTATTTTAGGCAATAGGGCGATATTGAATGTTGGCAAGTTGGTGGATAGTTATCTTGGCGAAATCGCACATGATTCGAATCTCAGCCTCTCTAGTTTTGTTGATTTGTCACAGTCAATTCCTGAGTTTGCTAGGCCAAATCATGATGGACTGTACCGAGCTATCAACATCTACTTGAAG GAGCACCCAAGTTTGACAAAATCTGAAAAGAAGAATGTTTGCGGTCTAATGGATGTCAAGAAACTGACTGCGGATGCGTCAGCGCACGCTGCACAGAACGAACATCTACCCCTTAGAGTTGTAGTGCAGGTTCTGTATTTTGAACAGGTTAGTGCCGCAGCCAGCAACCGAGCATTTGCCAACAGTCTACGCGATCCTCCGCGTGCACTGATTAATGGAGACGATGAGTGTGAGAGATCTTTAGGAAAAAGCTGCCATTCTCTCAACGGCCAAATGAGTCACTTGAAGATTAAAGATGATGAGTTTCGTAGGAGTGTGAAATTGAATAAGAAGAGTAGCAAAAACAGCAGAAGTGGCGTGCAGTTGCTTCCGTCTCGGTCAAGACGAATATTTGATAAGTTATGGAATGTTGGTAAAGGACAAGGAGGGAATAGGAGCCCGGAGACTTCAGGGAGTTCTAATAGCCCGACTTCGGTAGTTGCCGGAGATACCAAATCTTCTGGTTCATCGTTAAGACACCGACGATATTCTATCTCTTAG
- the LOC101507714 gene encoding small ribosomal subunit protein mS47 isoform X1, with protein sequence MQRFKALLPQTTFSSRTLCSHRRAFSAQPNYAEREDDDDSQNQILVEGRAKSRAAILNRPTSMNALTTSMVARLKRLYDSWEENSDIGFVLMKARGKAFCSGADVVRLYHSLNEDGLQIKQSLLGQAEEAKEFFKTLYSFVYLQGTYLKPHVSILNGRTMGCGSGISLPGMFRVVTDKTIFSHPEAQIGFHPDAGASYLLSRLPGYLGEYLALTGDKLDGVEMIACRLATHYSLNARLAMLEERLGKLVTDDPSIVEESLSQYADLVYPDRSGVLHKIDTIDKCFCHDTVEEIVEALEKEAAETCDQWCLTTLRKIREASPLSLKVILRSIREGRFETLDQCLVREYRISVRGISKHVSSDFFEGVRARMVDKDFAPKWDPPSLKEVSEDMVEQHFLPFDELEPELVLPTALREPYM encoded by the exons ATGCAGAGATTCAAAGCTCTGCTTCCTCAAACTACATTCTCATCTCGCACGCTCTGTTCTCATCGTCGCGCTTTCTCTGCTCAACCAAATTACGCTGAACGCGAGGACGACGATGATTCCCAAAACCAG attttggttGAAGGAAGAGCGAAATCACGTGCAGCAATTCTCAACAGGCCAACTTCTATGAACGCGCTCACTACTTCAATG GTTGCTAGGTTGAAGAGACTTTATGATTCGTGGGAAGAAAACTCTGACATTGGCTTTGTTTTAATGAAG GCTAGAGGCAAAGCTTTTTGTTCTGGTGCAGATGTTGTTAGGCTGTATCACTCGCTTAATGAAG ATGGTTTGCAGATAAAACAGTCTTTACTAG GACAAGCTGAAGAAGCTAAAGAGTTTTTCAAAACATTATATTCATTTGTATATCTTCAAGGGACATATCTTAAACCACAT GTTTCTATTTTGAACGGAAGGACAATGGGCTGTGGATCTGGAATTTCTCTTCCAGGGATGTTCCGTGTGGTGACTGATAAAACT ATTTTTTCTCACCCAGAGGCTCAAATAGGTTTCCACCCTGATGCCGGAGCTTCTTACCTTTTGTCTCGTCTACCTGGCTACTTAG GGGAATATTTGGCCCTTACAGGAGATAAGCTTGATGGTGTAGAAATGATTGCCTGCCGCCTTGCTACACATTATTCACTAAATGCA AGGCTGGCCATGCTTGAAGAACGCCTTGGTAAACTGGTCACAGACGATCCATCTATTGTAGAGGAATCCCTTTCACAATATGCTGATCTTGTTTATCCTGACCGAAGTGGTGTCCTTCACAA GATTGATACCATAGATAAATGTTTCTGTCATGATACAGTGGAGGAAATTGTTGAAGCTTTG GAGAAAGAGGCAGCTGAGACTTGCGATCAATGGTGTTTGACAACTCTCAGGAAAATAAGAGAAGCCTCCCCATTGAGTTTGAAAGTTATTTTAAGATCT ATACGTGAAGGTAGATTTGAAACTCTTGATCAGTGTCTTGTACGCGAGTACCGCATATCTGTTCGGGGAATTTCCAAGCATGTTTCCTCTGACTTCTTTGAg GGGGTTCGAGCACGAATGGTAGATAAAGATTTCGCACCCAAG TGGGATCCACCTAGTTTAAAAGAAGTATCAGAGGACATGGTTGAACAACATTTCTTGCCGTTTGACGAACTTGAGCCTGAACTGGTGTTGCCTACGGCATTGAGAGAACCTTACATGTGA
- the LOC101507714 gene encoding small ribosomal subunit protein mS47 isoform X2 has translation MQRFKALLPQTTFSSRTLCSHRRAFSAQPNYAEREDDDDSQNQILVEGRAKSRAAILNRPTSMNALTTSMVARLKRLYDSWEENSDIGFVLMKARGKAFCSGADVVRLYHSLNEGQAEEAKEFFKTLYSFVYLQGTYLKPHVSILNGRTMGCGSGISLPGMFRVVTDKTIFSHPEAQIGFHPDAGASYLLSRLPGYLGEYLALTGDKLDGVEMIACRLATHYSLNARLAMLEERLGKLVTDDPSIVEESLSQYADLVYPDRSGVLHKIDTIDKCFCHDTVEEIVEALEKEAAETCDQWCLTTLRKIREASPLSLKVILRSIREGRFETLDQCLVREYRISVRGISKHVSSDFFEGVRARMVDKDFAPKWDPPSLKEVSEDMVEQHFLPFDELEPELVLPTALREPYM, from the exons ATGCAGAGATTCAAAGCTCTGCTTCCTCAAACTACATTCTCATCTCGCACGCTCTGTTCTCATCGTCGCGCTTTCTCTGCTCAACCAAATTACGCTGAACGCGAGGACGACGATGATTCCCAAAACCAG attttggttGAAGGAAGAGCGAAATCACGTGCAGCAATTCTCAACAGGCCAACTTCTATGAACGCGCTCACTACTTCAATG GTTGCTAGGTTGAAGAGACTTTATGATTCGTGGGAAGAAAACTCTGACATTGGCTTTGTTTTAATGAAG GCTAGAGGCAAAGCTTTTTGTTCTGGTGCAGATGTTGTTAGGCTGTATCACTCGCTTAATGAAG GACAAGCTGAAGAAGCTAAAGAGTTTTTCAAAACATTATATTCATTTGTATATCTTCAAGGGACATATCTTAAACCACAT GTTTCTATTTTGAACGGAAGGACAATGGGCTGTGGATCTGGAATTTCTCTTCCAGGGATGTTCCGTGTGGTGACTGATAAAACT ATTTTTTCTCACCCAGAGGCTCAAATAGGTTTCCACCCTGATGCCGGAGCTTCTTACCTTTTGTCTCGTCTACCTGGCTACTTAG GGGAATATTTGGCCCTTACAGGAGATAAGCTTGATGGTGTAGAAATGATTGCCTGCCGCCTTGCTACACATTATTCACTAAATGCA AGGCTGGCCATGCTTGAAGAACGCCTTGGTAAACTGGTCACAGACGATCCATCTATTGTAGAGGAATCCCTTTCACAATATGCTGATCTTGTTTATCCTGACCGAAGTGGTGTCCTTCACAA GATTGATACCATAGATAAATGTTTCTGTCATGATACAGTGGAGGAAATTGTTGAAGCTTTG GAGAAAGAGGCAGCTGAGACTTGCGATCAATGGTGTTTGACAACTCTCAGGAAAATAAGAGAAGCCTCCCCATTGAGTTTGAAAGTTATTTTAAGATCT ATACGTGAAGGTAGATTTGAAACTCTTGATCAGTGTCTTGTACGCGAGTACCGCATATCTGTTCGGGGAATTTCCAAGCATGTTTCCTCTGACTTCTTTGAg GGGGTTCGAGCACGAATGGTAGATAAAGATTTCGCACCCAAG TGGGATCCACCTAGTTTAAAAGAAGTATCAGAGGACATGGTTGAACAACATTTCTTGCCGTTTGACGAACTTGAGCCTGAACTGGTGTTGCCTACGGCATTGAGAGAACCTTACATGTGA